CAAACCTAGAAAGAAACCAACGTTCTCTCATAACGATACCAATACCCCGATCGCAAATCAGCCCTCGGGACAAACGCGGGGTGGAGCAGCCCGGTAGCTCGTCAGGCTCATAACCTGAAGGCCGCAGGTTCAAATCCTGCCCCCGCAACCATAATTAATAAGCTAGATCAATGCCTTGCGCCCCGCCTCATCGCGGGGCTTTTTGCGTTCTCCGCGGCGGGTCAACAAACGGGCGGAAACGGCGTGCAAGATCAGTGGGATAGTAGGCGGAGCGGATCAGGACCGCGCGAAAACCGCAGAAGAACGCCCTCGGCAGGAAAGGCGGCCGCCTCAGGCCCCTCAGCCTCGTCCTCGATCATGTCCTCTATGACTGATTGGCCCGGCTAGTGTCAGCTAGCGCAACAGAAAAAATCGCGTAAGTCGAGCGCAGTAGACTAATCTTGCTCCGACAGCGCGCCTGTGTTGAAGTCGCGCACGCAAAGATTGATTCCAGTGGGTAATGAATGAACGACCTCGAAGAGCTTCAGGGCCTCCGGCCCAACTCCGCGAAGGAGCTTGCGGAAAAGATTCTCGGTTGGGCTAAGCACAGGAATTTATTCGACAAAGTCCCTCTTGAGGATGGAATCGAAGAAGAAGATGCCAACTTTCAGGTCGGGCCGAACCAGTTCCACGCACAAGCAACCGAGGAAGTCCTGCGCAAGCGGTCTATCAACCTTGTCGGTTTTTCCGAGGGTGAAAAGAAGGTTGTAGTATTTACCCACAATAAGATTTCGAAGGGCGACGAAAAGGTCCTGCCCTTTGCTTTTGGTGACTACAAGGTCGTCTACATCCAAGGAGGTATAGCCCACGTCAAGGGTAGCCCGCCACCGCCGCAGCAGCCACAGCCGTTCACACATAGGAATGGTAGATATGCTTGTGGTTCATCGATCTTTCCGGCCCACTGCATCGGCGCAGGCACGTTAGGACTGATCGTTCGAGACGCGGCTGGGCGGCTGTTTGGGATGACCAACAATCATGTCGCGGGAGCATGCAATCACGCAATGCCTGGCCTTCCTATTCTTGCGCCGGGCCCTGTCGATGCCACCCATGATGCCTGCGACCCGTTCACGATCGGACGCCACAGTAGGCTGCTGCCGATCAACGATGGTATCCCCGAAAACATCAACATCGACGATAACTGCGACGTTAGCCTGTTCGAGTTGTCCGACCCTGCCAGAGTGAGCTCGTTCCAGGGCAACGCCTATGACACTCCGGCCATCTCCGGCATGCCGGTTCCCGGTACTCGAGTACGGAAGTATGGCCGAACAACAGGCCTGACCTCGGGCATGATCGTTGCTCAGGCCGCAAGTGCCATTCCCGTTTCGTATAACGTGAACGAGTACGGTGTTAGGAAAAATGTGTGGTTTAACAATATCTTTGTGGTAGCCGGAGACAATGGTCTACCGTTTTCGCGCCCCGGTGACTCAGGGTCACTTGTCGTATCCGACGATGGTGCTGGAAATCTTGTCGCGGTTGGGCTAGTCTTCGCAGGGAACGAACAGCGAAACCAATCGTTCATTCTTCCGCTGCCAGATGTACTGCAGAAACTTGCTGTGGATATAGTGACGGGCCACCATGCATGAGACCAGCAGCACACTGCTTGGCGCAGCCAAGGCGTTAGCTAAGGACCTTGCTCTTCCTCCGAGCAAGGTCACTGTGTTTGCTTGGAGCGATACGGCCGGAGAGCGTATTGTCATCGCAGCCGATCCGTGCTGGTTGAAGAACAGGCACAAACTACCAGCGTCGTTTCGCGGGTATCGTGTTGAAGTTCAACAGGAACTTGGGGCGGAAGTGTCCTTACCCAAAACCTGACTGAACGCGTTCACTTGACGCTTCCTTCTGGCAGCCAAGCGATCTTTTGCAGCCTTGCGTCACCGCGAAGCCTTCTCGCTATCCCTCACCACATACCCTGCCACCAAGTTCACCGCCCCCTGAACCAGCGCGAGGCCGCCCGCCACAAGGGACGCCCCCACTTCGCCCCCGCAGGCGTCCGACAGCCCCGGCAGCCAAGGCGCGATGATCGCGGCAACGATCGGGCCCAGAAGGCTGGTCCAGCCGACGGCGGCAATCTTGCGGGTGGGGCGAAGGCTGGGCTGATTGATCAGGTTCATGATGGTCTCTCCTTTGGCGGTTTTCAGGCCCGGTTGATCCAGTTGCGCACGACGAAGCCCGGGCAGGCTTTGGCGGCGTGGTCGTTGTGACCGGTGATGCGGGTGATGGCGGTCTCGGCGCGGATGGCGTCGATCAAGCCGCGCAGGGCGCGATCCTGGGCGGCGGTGAAGTTCCGCTCGAAGGGATCGGTAGCGGCCGAACCCGCGCCGCCGATCAGGCAGATGTGGATGACACCCCGATTGTGCCCTTCGACCCCGGCGCCGATTTCAGTCTCGGCCCGGCCGGGCAGTATCGCACCATCGCGATCGATCAGATGGTGGTAACCGATCTTGCGCCAACCGCGCTCTTCGCGGTGCCAGCGGTCGATTTCCTTGCGCTTGGCCGTGAGTGGCTGGCCGCGCATCCAGTCGGGGTGGGTGGCGGCGCAGTGGATGACGATCTCGTCCACGGGGTAGCGGGCGCTGCCCTGGAAGATCATCGGCCCCGGTGCAGCCGTGGCCACGGGAGGCTTCAGGTTGCGGATCGCGCCGCCCTCGGCCGAAACCGCCTTCAGCGCGGCATCGGTGCGCGGGCCGAAGAGGCCGTCGATCGCGCCGGTGTAATAGCCGAGGCGCGCCAGCGCCATTTGCAGCGCCTTCAGCGCATCGATCTGGTCGTTCATGGGTTTGGTCCTTTCGGGCAAAGAAAAACCCCGCCGGAACGGCGGCGCGGGGCGGTCTTGGCGGGGTTCAACCGGCAGTGGATGGGTCAGGCGGGGGGCTCTGCGCCTCCCGGGCAGCGGCCAGTTCGGCGGCGAGAAGGGCACAGCGCTCGGAGAGGATCACGATCTGCTGGCGCAGTTCGGCGACATATGCAGCGGATGCAGTGGGGGACATGGGGGCTCCTTTCGGGGTCAGAAATCGGTCTCGAGGTAAAGGCCTGTGCATTCGAAGGCGACAGCCGCGGCGGTGGCGCCGTTGTTCAGGAAGAGGCGAGGGGCGAGGAAGGTCGCAGCCTGGGGAAGGTCGGTCGTCACTTCCTGTTCGAAGACCGCGCCGGTCAGCTCATTCACTGCGCGCAGCCAGATGGAAGTGCCCGCAGCAGGGCACCAAATCGTCAGGGTGATCAGCCCCGCCGTCGCGACTGGAAACCCGGCCCCGAGATCCACGAGGGTCGGCGCGCCGGTTGCGTCATTGCTGACCAGCTGCCAGTTCGTATGCGTGCCGCGCTGGAAACCGATCCCGATCGCTTCCACAAGCGCGGAGAGGGCCGTTGTGACCGCCAAGGCCGCGACCGAGGCCAGCACGCCGAAAAAGCCCATTCCGGTGGCCTGCAAGGTTGTCAGGCTGATCCGCGCGACAAGAGTGAACCCACCGAGGCCCGCGGCATTCCCGCGCCAGCAGGCGGTGACGGCTGAGCGCTGATCGCAGACGGAATCCACCACCGCGGCCGAGGTCACGCGCCAGCGCCGGGAACTGGACAGAAGCGTGCCAGCCGCCAGGGCGGGGTGGCTGATGGTGCCCACGCTGGTCAAGGCAATGCCCTGAGCGGCGATCGTCGTGGCCGAGACGGGTGCCCAGGCCCCGATCCGGTTCAGACCCATGTGTGGTTGGAGGGGGAAGTCGCGCCCCGAAGGCCGGACGACTTCCAGCCAAGGGGCGCCCGCGCGTTGGCGGCCGTAGAGTGCGAGCTTGCCCGCCGGGGGCGAAGCGGGCATCGCCGAAAGACCGGGGATCACGATCGGCGCCGGGAACTCCGCCCGGCCGGTTGCCCGATCAATTACGAAGGCATCGAAAAAGGCGGAGCCGTTGGGCGAGACCTTCAGCGTCACGTCGTCCGAACCCAGAAGCCCGAACAGCGCTCGCGCTGAAAACCCCGTCTTCAGGGCAAGGGTGGCGTCATTCGCGGCGGCGGCCTTGTTGATCGTGGCCTCATGCGACCCGCCCGCATTGTTCAGAAGGGTCGCCGCGGCGTTGACGCTGAGCCGGTTCGAAGCATCGGGCGAGGCGCCACCGAGGCCCAAGCCCAGCGCACTGATATTTGCCGCGGCCGCGCTGATCGCCGTGACGCTGGCCGCAAAGGTCACGGTCGGTGAGTTGATGATCGTGCTGCCCAGCGCCCCGGCGGTGGTTGACCCGAGGTTGACCACCGTCGTCGATCCGGCCGCGCCGCCGGTGCCGAGGTTCACGGTCTTGGTGACGCCCGTGGTCGTGCCCCCGGTGCCGAGCCCATAGGTGGCGGTGGTTGTGGCGGTGCCGATCGTGACCGCGGCGTTCGAAAATGTCGTCGCTCCAGTGAAGGTCTGGGCGGCGTTGCCGAGATGGGCAAGGGTCGCCGACAGGTTCGGCAGGGTGAAGGTGCGAGTCGTGCCCGTCAACAGGCCTGAAAGATCGAAGGCCGCGAGCCGCGTCGGATCGGCATCGTCAGCGAGGCGAAACAGGTTGTCCGGAAAGGGCAGCGCTGCCTGCCGGACCCAAGCGCCGCCAAGAAAGTTCAGAGCGGCATCGGTCGCGCGATCCCAGACCGACCAGCCCTCGGCCGGGGGATAGAAGGCCCAGGCGCCATCCTGCCAAGCGGCAATCGCGAAGGCTTGGCCCGCCCAAGCGCCAGTCGGTGCAGCGCCTACGATATAGCGGGCGCCATCGACCGGCGATCCGGGCGGTGCGTTCAGCCCGGTGCTTTCCACGGCGGGTTGCACAAGGGCATCCAGGGCGCGGAGGGCCTCGTTGACGGTGATGTGCTTCTGCGCCTGGTTCGCCTCAAGATAGGTAAGGCGGATGTTCGGGGTGTCGGCCATAGGGGCCTCCGGATCAAAGGGTGACGTCGAGAATGGCGCCCCGGCCCAGCGCGCCGGTCTGTGCGATGCGAAGCGCGAGAGGGCCGGTGACCGGGGCACCGAAATCGGCGGCTTGCATGGCGGCGGTGTAGGTGAAGGCGGGGGTGGCAAGACCCGAGGCGGTTCGAACGACAACCGCTCCATTCAGGATGTCGATCGCGTAACCCTCGGCCGCCTCGCCAAGTGGCACCTCTGTCAGTGCCCAGTTGTCGCCAGCGAAGGCGCGGGTGCGTCGGGTCCAGCTGAGGGCGATATCGCCGCCGGGCAGATTGACCCGCCGGGCGTGACAAGGCCGCCAGGGGCGCAGGCCACGGGCCGAGGGGGCAAAGGTGACGGCCAAGTTTGCCGGATCGCTTGCGGGTTTGCTCGAAGCGCCGACCCGCCAGTTCCAGGGCGCGCCATAGTCTGCACTGCCGATCGGCAGGGGTTTGACCCCACCGTCCAGCACGACGACACGTGCCCCGGCGGGGGCGGGGTTGGCGATGGCGTCCTCGGTGCCAAGGAGCCCACGAAGAAGCCGGGTCAGGCGCCAGCGCCCGGGGGATTGCAGGCTGGCGGTGGCGAAGCCGACGATCTCCCACAGATCGGGGGCCGTCTCGATCGCGAGCCAGTTCGTGCCGGAAAACACGGCCGTATCGCTGACGCTGGCGAACTGGCCCGCGATCATGTCGACCCAAAGCTCGTTGCCGCGGTCAAAGCGGTTGGTCGGTCCTGCATAGAACGGGAAGGCCAGGGTGCCGAACCAGCCCGGCCGCGAAATCGTCGTCAGGACCGCAAAGCCATCGGTCGTGGCCGATCGCCAGACTGCCGCCGTGCCATACCACGGGGCGGCGTGGGCGGCGGCATAGGGTTGCCAGTCGGGGAAATCCTCCGACAACTGCGGCAGGTTCATCAGCGCGACGAGGGGCGGCCCGTAGACAGCCTTCGCGCCCGAAGTTGCGCCCCGATCCGAACCGGGGGCCAGATCGTAAAGCGCGCGATCTGACCGGCGCGCCTCCACCCGCCGCCCGGTGCCGTCGGTGATCGCGGTGAGGGCAAATTCGATCAGGCGATTGTCGTGATCAAGAAGGATCACATCGGCCGGGTCCAGCGCCAGGCGCGACGGTGGCAGGGTGAAACTCGCCTTCTCGCGGCCGACCCAAGCCTCGAAGAGGGCCCGGCGCACCCCGCGTTCGGCGGCGCCGCTGGTCGAGGCGATCGGCAGCTGCTCTGCCGAGATGCGAGCGGTGTCGACAGTGATCCGGCGGGCTTCGACCGTGATCCCAGCGAATTCCTCATCCCGCGCCATCAGCCGCCATTTGAGGGCGAGAGGAAGTTCGGTCTCCTGCGCGCGGGTCAGTTCCAGATCCTCGCCCTCGCGACTGGCCGCCACCAGCGTGTCGAGGGTGATGGTGGCGACGGGCCGCTGCCCCCGCATCCGAAAGCGGATTTTGCCCTCGGCCTCGAAGGCGTCAAAACCGAAGAGGCGGGCGAGGGTCTCGATGGAGGCGCGGGGGCTTTCGATCGCGTTGACCGCAAAGCCCGGCACCGACCCGGAGAGGTCGGTGACATCGAGGTCAGATTGGGCCAGCCCAGCGCGAGCGCAAAGCTCGGCTACGAGTTCGGCGAGGCCCGTGGCTCCGGCTCGGCCGGTGAGCCAATGCCCCAGCCGCCAGTTCTCCGCATCCGACCAGACATCGCTGCGGGCGGGGAAGGCCGGGAAGGGCCGTGCGTCCCACGTCCAAAGCGCGATCTCGGCCGTCTCGATCATCCGGCCGGAATAGAGGCTGGCAGAGGGGTTGTTGGCCGGGTTGGCCCAATAGCCGACCAGAGCCTCGGCATAGCGGCGCTGGATGAACTCGTCGGGCCAGCCCCGGGAAAAATGCGGCAGCAGGGATTCTGAGGACTTTGGGTCGACGAAGACGTTCGGCTGGTTGGTGCCACGATCGACGCAAGGCGCGCCTGCTTCGGTGAACCTGATCGGTTTCGATCCGGGCACCCAAGCCGTCGGCCCGCCGCTTTCAACGCCGCCCGGGCGATTGAAATGCTGCTGGCCCCACCAGTTGCGCAGGTCCTTGGGGCGGAAGACCCAAGGCTTTCCGGCCCCATCGGTGATCGGGGTGCGGATTTGCGCCAGGCGATCGGCCGAGGAGGCATAGAACCAGTCGAAGCCCTCGCCGCCCTCGATATTGGCTTGCAGATAGGCGGTCTGCCGTGGCCCCTGCCATCCAGCCAGAGCGTCGAGGTGATCATCGCCATCGCGCCAGTCGGAGAGCGGCAGGTAGTTGTCGATGGCCACGAAATCCACATTCGCGGATGCCCAGAGCGGATCGAGGTGGAAGAATACGTCGGTTGAACCGTCGGCAGGCTGATGGCCGAAGTATTCCGACCAGTCGGCGGCATAGCTGACCTTGGTGGAGGGCCCGAGGATGGCGCTGACATCGGCCGCGAGTTGCACGAAGGCGGTGACGGCGGGATAGGTCGCAGCCCCCGAACGGATTTGGCTGAGGCCGCGCATCTCGGTGCCGATCAGGAAGGCATCGACGCCTCCGGCCGCGGCGCAGAGGTGGGCATAGTGCAGGATCATCCGGCGCAGGCCCCAATCACTGCCGCTGCCGGTGAAACTGACCGTCGTGCCCGAGACTGCAAACTGCCCCGGGGTGGCCGATCCGAAAAACGCCGCAACTTGTGTCCCTGCCGCCGCCGTTTTGTCGACCGTGCCCGCGAAGCCTGCCGCAGGGGCGCAGGTGATCCGTCCGCGCCAGGGATAGACCGGCTGACCGGGCGCGCTGCCGTTTGGCGAGTACGGGTTCGGCAGCGTGTTGGCGGCGGGGATATCCATCAGGATGAAGGGGTAAAAGGTGACACGCTTGCCGCGGGCCTTCAGCTCCTGAATGGCCTGCACGACGGCGGCATCGGTCGGCGTGCCGCCATAGGCCGGGCCCCCTTCGACGGTGGAGACCACATGGGCACCGGCGCGCGTTACGCCGTTCACCTGCCAGGTCATTGGGGTGGTGGTCTTCGTGACGGATTCGACGCCTGGCTTGATCTGACAATTGCCCGCCCGCAGATCGGTGCCGAACCAGGACACGACCAGCGACACCGCCTCACACTCCGGCAGGGCGGCATCCAGTCGGTTCAGCGAGGCCACCAGATCGGGCAGGCCCTCGACGCTGTTCTCGTTCTCTGGCACCGCCGTGCCATTGCCGCCGCCGCTGTTCCAAAGCCCCGGCGCGGCCGTGGTGCGGGTGACGGTCTCAGTGGCATAGACGAACTCGCCCGCGGACGGGATCAGGTTCACGGCGCGCACGAGGCGTTCCATCGCGCCGGGATCGGGCGAGGGCCGGATCACCTCGAAGGACAGTTGGGGCAGGCGATTGCCGAAGGTCTCAAGGGCCAGATCCTCGAACATGACATAGGCCACGCCCCGATAGGCCGGGGCCTGCCCAGCGCCCTCCTTCGCCTCAATGAAGGGATCGGGCATTTGGGCCTCGGAGCCAAGATGCACCCGGATCACCGCGCCGGGCACATCAAACGGTTTGCCATCGGCCCAGATACGGCAGACGCCGCCGATCGGGCCTTCGCAAAGCGCCACGGCGAAGGAAGCGTAGTAGCGAGAGCCTTCGGTGACGACCTTGGGCCCGCCGCCCTTGCCGCCGCCTTGGGTCTGGCGGAACTGTTCTTCGCGGAAGTCGGTCGCCCAGATGATGTTCCCGCCAAGCCGCATCGTGCCGTAAAGGCGCGGGATCACCGCCCCTTCAGTCGCGGACGTCAGGCGCAGGTCATCAAGCTTCGCGCCTTCGATGCGCTGATCGGGGGCGAGCGAGCCGATGATCAGGCTGTCGATGACGGAGCCTGCAAATGACCCGATCGCGCCGCCGATGGTGGCGGCGCTGAAGCCGAGAAACGCACCACCGAAAGCGCTGCCGATTGCGGAACCGGCGGCGGCGAGGAGCATGGTTGCCATGGGGATCAGCCTGGAAATATGAAGGCCGCCACGGCGCGACGGCGCCAGGGCAAGGTGAAGGGTTCGCGCGTGACGCCGGTGGTCTCGCGGGCATGGATTAGGGTCAGCTGGCTGGCAGGGCCGGGCACGAGGATGCCGCAGTGTTTGGCCGGGCCGTTTGCCACCATGCGGAAGAGGAGCAGCGCGCCGGGTTCGGCCGCACCCACCGGGATCTCGATCAGGAAGGCGCGGGCGGCCTCCCACATCACTTCGCGGCCGCTGCTCTCGCCCCAATCGCGGGTATAGGGCGGTGGAGCGATCGGTTCGGCCCCGCGCAGGTCGCGCCAGATGCCGCGGGCGAGGCCAAGGCAATCGGTGCCAAGGCCGCGTGCAGAAGCCTGATGGAGGTAAGGCGTACCGAGCCAGCTTGTCGCAATCGCCACCACCCGGGCGGGATCGGCCGGGGCGCGGGTCTCAGCCATCGGCGAGGGGGCGCAGCGGTGCGCCGGAGTTGGCGTCGGTTTCGTTGGGGTAGCGGGTGACCAGATCGTCGCCGGGGATGGAGGGAAAGCCGCGAAAGTTCAGCGCATTGCCGAACCGGTCGCGGCAGGTGGCGTGGCGCTTGTCGCAGCCCGCGGTGATCGCAAAGGCGTCGCCCGGCGCGATCGGGCGCACCGGCGCTTCCATCAGCGTGATCGTGGCGGTGCCGCTGGCCAGCGTGTGGCTGGCCACTTCCGTCCGCCGCCCGGCATTGGCGCCTGAGGTCCATTCCACCACCCCGAAGTCGAACCAGCCCGAGGCAAAGGCCCCGAGGCCGGTTGCCACGGTAAGCCGCCGGTCGCCGATCGTGGCCGTGACCGACCCCGTGCCCCGATATAGCGGCCCCGTCAGGTTCACCCCGCAGCGGGCATCGCCCAGCGTCGCGTCGCAGAAGTACTGAAACGTCCGCCCCACCGGTTGGTTCAGCAAATGCGCCAGCGCCCGCACTTCCGCCGTGAAGGCATAACGCCCCCGCCTGATCTCGCCGATGCTGCCGCGTCGCATCAGGACGCGCTGGCTGACCGCTTGCCAGTTCACCAGCCAAACCTCGACCGCGGCATTGTCCCAAAGGCCGTCCGCGATATCGGTCTCGGTGATCCGGTCGGAGCGCAGCGCGCCCTGGACGTCTTGGGCGTCAACCGACAGATCACCGAGGCTTCTGATCTCGCTCGCCGCGAAACCAGTCTCGGGTTCGAAATTGGTGCCTGCAAAGGCCAGCACACGGTCATGATCGGTAAACCCGAAGACGGCACCATCGCGCCTTTGAAGGCGCCAGCACCACGCAAGAGTGGTGGTGCCTTCATCCAGATGCGCTTGGAAGCCCGCGGGCAGGGTCTTCATGGGGTGCGGTCCTGTTGTTCGAGGCGTCCTACGGCGGCGCCAATGCGGGCGATGTTCTCGTCGAGGCGGATCATCCGCTCTTCGATCACGGCGATCGCGCGAAGCGCTTCGGTCACGTCGCGGATTTGCTCGGGACGGATCATTGCCAGATCGTCCAATTGTCGTTCGAGCATCGCGACGCGCGTGTTGATGATCCCGGCCCACCAGATCGCCGCCCCGCCTTGGGCGGAAAGGGCCAGCGCGAGACTGACGTAGGCGACATAGCCCATCGTGTTGCGGTCCTTGGGTGGGGTCATCGGCGCACCTCGATCAGGGGAATGGAGGGGATGGAGCCGGTACGTTCGATGTCGAGCGTGACCGGCAGCTCGTCAGTGTCGAAGCGCACCGGCACGTCGAATTCGAACCCGGCCCGGATCACGGCGCCGGTGGTGGGAGGAACAGTGAAGGCGACGATCCCGGTCGTCGAGTTGACCGACCAGCCGGACCCTTGCGCCACCCCGTTCAGCGAAACGGTGACGGTGCCAGCCACGGGTTTGATGATCGCCCGCGCCCAGGATTGCGCGCCGGAGGTATAGGTCTTCACCAGCTGAAACGCCGTCGCGCTGCCATTCCCGGTTCCGACGATTTGGTCAGTGGAGGAAGGCGCCGCCGAAGGCAGGCAGGATTTGTAGTCCGACCAGTCCTTGAACCGAAACGCGTGCAGGCGGCCGTTGCGAGCCTCAAAGAAGGCGACGACCGCGGCCAGATCGTCAGCCCGGCGCACGCCATAGGAGACGTCATAACGCCGCCGCGAGTTGGCCCAGGAGGCATTGCGTTCCTCGTCGCCCGAGGCCAGTTCGACGATCCGGGTGCGCCGTTCGGGCCCGCCCTTGGCGCCCCGGCTGATGCTGTCCGGAAACCTGATCTCATGAAACGCCATTCAGCTGCTCCTTCGGCCATAGGCGACGGCCCGGGCGATGTCGGAGGCGACTTGCGCGCGGGAGGCGCGGAAGCTTTCGGCATCGCGTGCATAGATGTTGACAGTGGTGCCCGCGCCCCTCTCCCAGGCGCGGGTCTCGGCACGGTTCAGAACGCGTTCGCCGCGCAGAAGGACGGCGGCGTATTCGTCGGAGCCGAGGCCCATCCCTCCGCCATTGTGGAACCGCGGGGCGGCGGCGAGGGCGGCGGCGGGGATCATCATGCTGGCGGGGCCGGGCACCCGGCCGCCGGAATGGTAGACCCCGGCCGAAATCGAGCCGCCGCCGATGCCCCCACCTATCCCACCCAGCACGCCGCCCAGCGCCGAGGCGAGGGGGCCGAAGACGAAGCGGCGGAAGGCGATCTTCGCCAGATCGGCGATGATCGAGGTCGCGAGGCTCGAGAAGTCGAGCTTCCCTGTCCGGACGAATTCCGCGACGGCCTCTTCCCCGGCGCGGAAAGCCGAGGTGATCGCCTCGCCCACGTTGGCGCCCCAGTTCGCGGCCTCGGCGGCGTAGGTCGACAACGCCTCGCTGACCGCCGCCCAGCCGGTCGCGGCCACGTCGGCCGCGGCGGCGACTTCCTCGGCTGTCTGCAACGGGCCCCCGCCGCCGCCCGCGCCGCCTTCGGCCGGATCGTCGGGCGTGACCGAGATTTGCAAAGCCCGATCACGGACATCGTTGAAGTATTCCGACAGGGGCGAGCCCGAGACGATGCCGCGGATTTGGGCGGCCAGCGCCGCGCGGCGTTCGGCATCGCGGGCAGCATAGGGGTTCGCCACGCTGTCGATGCGGAAGGTGGCTGGGTCCAGTGTCGAGAGAGCCGGGTCCAGGCCAACCGCTTCCAGCGCCGCGCTCGCCGCCTCGGCCAGGGCGTTGATCCCTGCGAGCGCCTTCTCGATCATCCAGTTCACGGCATCGATCACGGCGTTCGCGGCGCCAACCGCGAGGGCTCCGACGGCATCCGGCACACCCTGGAAGGCATAGGTGGCGCCTGCGGCCGCGACCTTGAAGGCGTTGATGACGAGGTCGCCCATCCAGATGACGCCATCGACGATCCGCTCCCAGGCCCAATCTGCCCAGGCGACGGCATTGTCCCACCAACCGCGGATCGTATCGAAGACCGGCTTGCCGATCTGGTAGACGTTCTCGGCAAAGACCTGCCAGGCGGCCCGCGCCACGTCGGTGAAGCTCACCTGCGCGCCGGTGGTCTCGTTGATCTC
This DNA window, taken from Rhodobacter capsulatus SB 1003, encodes the following:
- a CDS encoding phage tail tape measure C-terminal domain-containing protein gives rise to the protein MSSRTERRVSVRLVATGGQALKAELVGIGQEGARALTLIEAAGPRAAAGLNAAGVSAGEAMRQMQDLADRAARAAAALRQAGAVSGTVMNTVNRSTGVSGGMARDAVDVAAYGRALDDLRAKHNPLFAVVRDYRTTLIEIRQAHRVGAISAEEMTAAISRERQATLASIAAIKGRTTALGGMSTATRNASHRMANLSFQLQDIGVSLAGGMNPFMVMAQQGSQISQIYGFGNGGVGALFRDLGGMARTLGQGILQVAGRFPLVTAAVALGSAAIAGMRNEINETTGAQVSFTDVARAAWQVFAENVYQIGKPVFDTIRGWWDNAVAWADWAWERIVDGVIWMGDLVINAFKVAAAGATYAFQGVPDAVGALAVGAANAVIDAVNWMIEKALAGINALAEAASAALEAVGLDPALSTLDPATFRIDSVANPYAARDAERRAALAAQIRGIVSGSPLSEYFNDVRDRALQISVTPDDPAEGGAGGGGGPLQTAEEVAAAADVAATGWAAVSEALSTYAAEAANWGANVGEAITSAFRAGEEAVAEFVRTGKLDFSSLATSIIADLAKIAFRRFVFGPLASALGGVLGGIGGGIGGGSISAGVYHSGGRVPGPASMMIPAAALAAAPRFHNGGGMGLGSDEYAAVLLRGERVLNRAETRAWERGAGTTVNIYARDAESFRASRAQVASDIARAVAYGRRSS